One window of Dendropsophus ebraccatus isolate aDenEbr1 chromosome 13, aDenEbr1.pat, whole genome shotgun sequence genomic DNA carries:
- the SERPINA10 gene encoding protein Z-dependent protease inhibitor: MLDTRWTLLFVLLVGVCLASGGIKGNKSKKEKQNQDVSQRLEEPPLSAMNDSTQISVMDISNMNGDFGFNLYRKMADKHDNNIFFSPLSISFILASLMVGTRGDTYEELLTGLNWDALKKSKQVTELLPKLLRNLRDVVRSSDGYELELGSLSFVHHFFPLHEEFVNETSLYFDMEFRSLDFNDPEAKNIIKEFIIKKSRGKVTELQDEIDPQTKMLLLDYILFKGKWQIPFKPDSTMSDSFFINKYHSVKVPMMYKTDKVASLFDKSLSCTVLNLPYRGGAHMLVVMPEKGGDFDALEDGLSMELVTTWLGRMKSRKTDVFFPKFRLDQKYNLKSQLEELGIKDVFTGKANFTGMTEKRNLRLSEVTQRAVIDVDEIGTEAVAVTGIDIVAYSLPHTIRLNQPFMFMIFSENYRSLLFLGRIMDPTKS, encoded by the exons ATGTTGGACACACGTTGGACCTTGCTCTTCGTTCTCCTGGTGGGGGTTTGTCTGGCCAGTGGTGGCATCAAGGGAAACAAGTCAAAGAAGGAGAAACAGAACCAAGACGTATCTCAGAGACTGGAGGAACCTCCTCTAAGCGCCATGAATGACTCCACCCAAATCTCCGTAATGGATATATCAAACATGAACGGCGACTTTGGCTTCAACCTCTACAGAAAAATGGCCGACAAACACGACAACAACATCTTCTTCTCCCCTCTCAGCATCTCCTTCATTCTGGCCTCCTTGATGGTTGGGACCCGGGGAGACACTTACGAGGAGCTCCTGACTGGTCTGAACTGGGACGCCCTGAAGAAGAGCAAACAAGTCACCGAGCTGCTGCCGAAGCTCCTGAGAAACCTGCGGGACGTTGTGAGGAGCAGCGACGGCTACGAGCTGGAGCTGGGCAGCCTCTCCTTCGTCCACCATTTCTTCCCTCTCCATGAGGAGTTTGTCAATGAGACCAGCTTGTATTTCGACATGGAGTTCAGGAGTCTTGACTTCAATGACCCGGAAGCCAAAAACATCATCAAAGAATTCATCATCAAAAAGTCGCGAGGCAAAGTGACCGAGCTCCAAGACGAGATCGACCCCCAGACCAAGATGCTTCTTCTGGACTACATCTTATTTAAAG GTAAATGGCAAATTCCCTTTAAACCCGATTCAACGATGTCCGATTCCTTCTTCATCAACAAATATCACTCAGTGAAAGTGCCGATGATGTACAAGACGGACAAAGTCGCCTCCTTGTTCGATAAGTCGCTGTCCTGCACCGTGCTGAACCTCCCGTACAGAGGGGGCGCTCACATGCTGGTGGTCATGCCGGAGAAGGGGGGAGACTTTGACGCATTAGAGGATGGATTGTCCATGGAGCTTGTCACCACGTggctggggaggatgaagagcAG GAAAACCGATGTTTTCTTCCCCAAATTCCGTCTGGACCAGAAGTATAATCTGAAGTCTCAGCTGGAGGAGCTCGGCATTAAGGACGTGTTTACCGGGAAGGCCAATTTTACCGGCATGACCGAGAAGAGGAACCTGAGACTGTCTGAG GTCACCCAGAGAGCCGTGATCGACGTGGATGAGATCGGGACAGAAGCCGTGGCTGTCACTGGAATAGACATTGTGGCCTACTCACTGCCGCACACCATCCGCCTGAACCAGCCCTTCATGTTCATGATCTTCAGCGAAAACTACAGATCTCTGCTGTTTCTTGGGAGAATTATGGATCCCACCAAATCTTAA